In Mesotoga sp. UBA6090, the following are encoded in one genomic region:
- a CDS encoding glycosyltransferase family 4 protein, which produces MRVGLIHYRAGLMDGVSLEMEKWRKVLSRMGHSVEIIAGNNAPGVDIVIPEIEYNDEKNEILNSKLYDRMLSSESELLDELSIRTAEILGSFRSVLSDFDLLIPNNIWSLGWSIPAGLALHDFAEESGKPFISHNHDFWWDRPYYSSPYRGVMELLQNYFPPDLENVRNLTINSISASDLLRRRGIRAAVVPNVMDFLQPGWTSDQSNREIRNMVGLNEGDIVFLQATRITERKAVETAIRLVAEFNIAARSMTGKNLYNGKAFTGRVVLVYSGITERQSRDYRLKLDDLASNLSVEVIDIASSSSLTQRAFFESYSVADIVTYPTIFEGWGNQLLEALVSKKPVAIFRYSVFKSDIQDSGISFIDLGDQYGYKEGLVEIPDWNIKNAAKDISELLFDQERYREVTERNFELGREKFSFETLSEIIQELIADLA; this is translated from the coding sequence GTGAGAGTCGGGTTGATTCATTACAGAGCCGGATTGATGGACGGAGTCTCCCTTGAAATGGAAAAGTGGCGCAAAGTTCTCTCGAGAATGGGTCACTCGGTGGAGATCATTGCGGGAAACAACGCTCCCGGTGTCGACATTGTGATTCCGGAGATAGAATACAACGACGAGAAAAATGAAATCCTGAATTCGAAGCTCTACGACAGGATGCTTTCATCGGAGAGCGAACTGCTCGATGAACTCTCCATCAGAACCGCCGAGATTCTAGGTAGCTTCAGATCTGTTCTCTCTGACTTCGATCTTCTTATACCGAACAACATCTGGTCGCTTGGATGGTCTATACCTGCGGGACTGGCCCTGCATGACTTCGCGGAGGAGTCGGGTAAGCCGTTTATCTCTCACAACCACGATTTCTGGTGGGACCGACCTTACTACAGCAGTCCTTATCGGGGAGTCATGGAACTCCTCCAAAACTACTTTCCTCCGGATCTTGAGAACGTGAGAAATCTGACGATAAATTCAATTTCGGCCTCGGATCTTCTTAGGAGAAGAGGAATTCGGGCCGCTGTCGTACCTAACGTTATGGATTTTCTGCAGCCCGGCTGGACTTCAGATCAAAGCAATCGAGAAATCAGAAACATGGTCGGATTAAATGAAGGTGATATCGTCTTTCTGCAGGCCACGAGAATAACCGAGAGAAAGGCCGTCGAAACAGCTATAAGACTCGTCGCTGAATTCAACATCGCTGCCCGGTCAATGACTGGTAAGAATCTGTACAATGGGAAGGCGTTCACAGGAAGAGTCGTTCTTGTCTATTCCGGCATAACCGAAAGGCAGTCCAGAGACTACAGGTTGAAACTCGATGATCTCGCATCGAACCTCAGTGTCGAAGTAATCGATATCGCCTCTTCCTCTTCTTTGACTCAGCGGGCATTCTTCGAATCATACAGCGTGGCAGATATCGTGACGTACCCAACTATCTTCGAAGGCTGGGGCAATCAGCTCCTGGAGGCCCTCGTCTCTAAGAAACCCGTTGCCATTTTCAGGTACAGCGTTTTCAAGAGCGACATTCAGGATAGTGGAATCTCCTTTATAGATCTAGGTGATCAGTATGGCTACAAGGAAGGGTTGGTAGAGATTCCCGACTGGAATATCAAGAACGCTGCAAAAGATATTTCCGAACTTCTCTTCGATCAAGAGAGATACAGAGAAGTCACTGAGAGAAACTTCGAGCTTGGAAGAGAGAAATTCAGTTTCGAAACCCTAAGTGAAATAATCCAGGAACTGATAGCAGATCTGGCTTGA
- a CDS encoding isoprenoid biosynthesis protein ElbB, with protein MRCGVVLAGCGTEDGTAVDEAIITFLSLEKAGVEILCVALDKDQYEVFNHQTRESAELEQKRNQLTESARLLNKSVNEIEDVCEDDLDFLLIPGGKGVLKSLSTFEDEEEQFRVNNSLHRLLVNCFKKRKPLGAAGEGVFIIAKSLENVAVNLMVTASGNPSERLSVVETLAIDHVPCEEGEVCVDKTNRIVTAPLLSQFKSLTEKNANIEKMVEKLLEMV; from the coding sequence TTGAGGTGTGGAGTGGTACTGGCCGGATGCGGCACTGAAGATGGAACGGCAGTCGATGAAGCAATCATAACCTTTCTCTCTCTTGAGAAAGCCGGGGTCGAGATCTTATGTGTAGCACTGGACAAAGATCAATATGAGGTCTTCAATCACCAGACCCGGGAATCGGCTGAATTAGAACAAAAGAGGAACCAGCTCACTGAATCTGCTCGATTGCTCAACAAATCGGTAAATGAAATCGAAGATGTCTGTGAGGATGATCTGGATTTCCTCCTTATTCCCGGCGGCAAAGGAGTACTCAAGAGCCTGTCTACTTTTGAGGATGAGGAGGAGCAATTCAGAGTGAATAATAGTCTGCATAGACTTTTGGTCAACTGTTTCAAGAAGAGGAAGCCTCTGGGCGCGGCCGGCGAAGGGGTTTTCATCATCGCCAAGTCTCTAGAAAATGTCGCAGTCAATCTCATGGTGACTGCTTCCGGTAACCCGAGCGAGAGATTGAGTGTCGTTGAGACGCTTGCTATTGATCATGTTCCGTGCGAAGAAGGTGAGGTCTGTGTAGACAAGACGAACAGGATTGTCACAGCTCCGCTTCTTTCACAATTCAAGAGCCTCACAGAAAAGAACGCAAATATCGAGAAGATGGTAGAAAAGCTTTTGGAAATGGTTTAG